One Acidobacteriota bacterium DNA segment encodes these proteins:
- a CDS encoding phage tail protein, translating into MAQPYVGEIRMFAGNFAPAGWMFCEGQLLPISENETLFNLIGTTYGGDGQSTFALPDLRGRIPIHQGNGFILAETGGAEEITLTINQIPAHSHPMLATMTVANDKTPANNVLAQTGTYDGFQSSPATAAMAPQSIGSVGGSQPHTNFQPYLCINFIISLFGIFPSPT; encoded by the coding sequence ATGGCACAACCTTATGTCGGTGAAATCAGAATGTTCGCGGGAAACTTTGCCCCGGCAGGCTGGATGTTTTGTGAAGGGCAGCTACTTCCCATTTCTGAAAACGAGACGCTGTTCAATTTGATTGGCACAACCTATGGCGGCGATGGGCAGTCAACTTTTGCGCTGCCAGACCTGCGTGGCCGCATCCCAATTCATCAAGGGAACGGGTTCATTCTTGCGGAAACAGGCGGTGCGGAGGAGATCACGCTTACCATCAATCAGATCCCCGCACACAGTCACCCGATGCTGGCGACAATGACGGTGGCGAATGATAAGACTCCCGCGAATAACGTACTTGCTCAAACAGGCACGTATGATGGATTCCAGAGCAGCCCAGCTACAGCAGCCATGGCTCCTCAATCAATTGGTTCCGTGGGTGGCAGTCAACCTCATACGAACTTTCAACCATACCTGTGCATCAATTTCATCATCTCGTTATTTGGGATTTTCCCAAGCCCAACATGA
- a CDS encoding phage tail protein, producing the protein MADPFVAEIRIFPFNFAPKGWAWCDGQLLPLSQNTALFSLLGTTYGGNGKSNFALPDLQGRAPMHPGQGPGLSLHDLGETGGSETVSLLESEIPAHSHALMAQGAPADTNVPAGNSIARVIGATPYLPPAGAPLVSMSGQALAPAGGDQPHNNMQPYLTFYFNIALQGVFPPRT; encoded by the coding sequence ATGGCAGATCCTTTTGTCGCAGAGATTCGCATTTTCCCTTTCAACTTCGCCCCGAAAGGCTGGGCCTGGTGTGATGGCCAGTTATTACCGCTTTCACAAAATACGGCGCTTTTCTCCCTACTGGGTACGACCTATGGAGGGAATGGCAAATCCAACTTTGCACTCCCAGATTTGCAGGGTCGCGCTCCTATGCATCCGGGTCAGGGGCCTGGCCTCTCGCTCCACGATCTGGGCGAAACCGGAGGCTCAGAAACCGTTTCGCTGTTGGAATCTGAGATACCTGCCCACTCTCATGCATTGATGGCACAGGGGGCACCCGCGGATACAAATGTTCCAGCGGGAAATAGTATTGCCAGGGTCATAGGTGCGACACCTTACCTACCGCCTGCTGGCGCGCCATTGGTTTCGATGTCAGGTCAGGCTTTAGCACCCGCTGGGGGCGACCAGCCGCATAACAACATGCAGCCGTATCTGACGTTTTACTTTAACATCGCGCTGCAAGGTGTCTTCCCGCCGCGCACGTAG
- a CDS encoding phage tail protein translates to MAEPFLSEIRIMSFVFAPKGWALCNGQLLPINQNQGLFSLLGTTFGGDGRVNFALPDLRSRVPIHVGSGHTLGEKGGEQAHTLSIAEIPTHTHVLSGTSNAGTQLTTGGNLLANNSNFGYHSPDNLVAMSPSTVANVGGSQAHLNMQPFLTLSFCIALQGIFPSPN, encoded by the coding sequence ATGGCTGAACCATTCCTATCTGAAATCAGAATCATGTCGTTCGTATTTGCGCCCAAGGGCTGGGCGCTCTGCAACGGCCAGTTGCTCCCCATCAATCAGAATCAAGGGCTCTTTAGCCTGTTAGGTACAACCTTTGGCGGCGATGGGCGTGTCAACTTCGCGCTGCCTGACCTGCGTTCACGCGTGCCAATTCACGTTGGCAGTGGTCATACGCTCGGAGAGAAAGGCGGCGAGCAGGCGCATACTCTTTCGATTGCGGAAATTCCGACGCATACGCATGTCCTCAGCGGGACATCGAACGCAGGCACGCAGTTAACCACAGGCGGAAATCTTCTGGCCAATAACTCAAACTTTGGTTATCACTCTCCAGATAACCTGGTGGCCATGTCCCCCAGTACGGTTGCGAATGTTGGCGGCAGTCAGGCGCATTTGAATATGCAGCCATTCCTGACCCTGAGTTTCTGTATCGCGCTTCAGGGCATTTTCCCATCACCAAACTAG